From Sporosarcina sp. FSL W7-1349, a single genomic window includes:
- a CDS encoding S66 peptidase family protein translates to MRIRPRRLQKGDTVGIIAPSSPPNPESLERSLAFLEQLGLKWKFGKQVYNRNGYLAGTDEERMADLHDMFTDPSVQGIFCAGGGYGSARYIDRLDLPSMNENPKIFWGFSDITFLHTAIGQYSDLVTFHGPMLASCVGKDTFHELSGKMFRQLFEPMELHYTEAISPLSTIHGGAAQGELVGGNLSLLAKTIGTKFEIETRGKLLLIEDVGEEPYRVDGLLNHMRMAGKLDEAAGIVVGDFAKAEPKNENDSLSLDEVFDHYLGRLGKPVVKGFKIGHCEPHFAVPLGVEARLDADNRSLTILPGVE, encoded by the coding sequence ATGAGAATACGACCACGACGTTTACAAAAAGGGGATACAGTCGGCATTATTGCCCCTTCCAGCCCACCGAATCCAGAGTCGCTGGAGCGTTCGCTTGCTTTCTTGGAACAGCTCGGTTTGAAATGGAAGTTCGGAAAACAGGTATACAACAGAAATGGATATTTGGCAGGGACTGACGAAGAACGGATGGCGGATTTACATGATATGTTCACAGATCCGTCTGTCCAAGGGATCTTCTGCGCAGGCGGCGGGTACGGATCTGCACGATATATCGACCGGCTTGATCTGCCTTCTATGAATGAAAACCCGAAGATCTTCTGGGGCTTCAGCGACATTACCTTCCTCCATACGGCGATTGGGCAATATTCCGATCTGGTGACGTTCCATGGGCCGATGCTCGCGTCTTGTGTCGGAAAGGATACCTTCCATGAATTGTCGGGCAAGATGTTCCGCCAGCTGTTCGAACCGATGGAGCTTCATTACACAGAAGCCATTTCCCCGCTTTCGACCATCCATGGCGGTGCGGCGCAAGGCGAGCTCGTCGGAGGGAATCTTTCTCTATTGGCAAAGACGATCGGTACGAAATTCGAAATTGAAACGCGTGGGAAGCTGCTGCTCATCGAAGACGTCGGAGAGGAGCCGTATCGGGTAGACGGCTTGTTGAACCATATGCGAATGGCCGGCAAACTTGATGAAGCGGCCGGCATTGTCGTCGGTGATTTTGCGAAAGCGGAGCCGAAGAACGAGAATGATTCTTTATCGCTCGACGAAGTGTTCGACCATTATTTAGGCCGTCTCGGGAAACCGGTTGTGAAAGGTTTCAAAATCGGTCATTGCGAACCGCATTTTGCCGTACCACTTGGCGTAGAGGCAAGGCTTGACGCAGACAATCGGTCCCTCACCATTTTGCCAGGGGTGGAATGA
- a CDS encoding GNAT family N-acetyltransferase → MEIYRATTEDLEGVSHLFNSYRMFYAQTSDLGGAKSYLKERLENEDSIIFVVKNEQRYVGFTQLYPTFSSISMKTAWILNDLYVDPEVRKQGIGEMLLHRVKEYAIKTGVISISLSTAPDNYSAQRLYEKNGYEQDSQFYHYELSLT, encoded by the coding sequence ATGGAAATATATCGAGCGACGACTGAAGATCTAGAAGGGGTATCACATTTATTCAACTCATATCGCATGTTTTATGCACAAACATCTGATTTGGGAGGCGCGAAAAGCTACCTGAAAGAACGTTTAGAAAACGAGGACTCTATAATATTCGTTGTGAAGAACGAGCAAAGATATGTAGGATTTACACAGCTTTACCCTACATTTTCATCAATATCAATGAAAACAGCATGGATATTAAATGATTTGTATGTTGATCCAGAAGTCAGGAAACAAGGAATAGGAGAGATGCTTTTACATAGAGTGAAAGAATACGCTATTAAAACAGGTGTTATAAGCATTAGCCTAAGCACAGCGCCGGATAATTACTCTGCCCAAAGGCTGTACGAGAAAAATGGATATGAACAAGATTCACAATTTTATCACTACGAATTAAGTTTGACATAA
- a CDS encoding DUF4003 family protein — protein sequence MDANRIKQEVELTYSKVKSLAGWTVDKNIVLTITSYYVTSDREFDAVRLNRSMDALKQRSGWFSPLRGHLLPMIAAFLDRRSLPIEQGVERLLAKQQVLKSAGFRNTIHSYLAALLMTDDLDVYEQEARQAKKLYDAMKKQHYFLTSDDDYAYALLLSKRGEDPTEHAKAMRAYYDALRTAGFKSGNELQWLSQVMTYIHIEFDETLVARAAETLDRFKRDTKVRPVHYPMIGFLTVFKVADADVAAIIDLTKVLETAKPLKWNREMALSIGIGYIMHQLVDPAHVDETGISLAASIELIIQAQQAVMAATIAAMAASSASSSSNS from the coding sequence TTGGATGCGAATCGGATTAAACAAGAAGTGGAACTGACCTATAGTAAAGTGAAATCATTGGCGGGTTGGACGGTGGATAAAAACATTGTGTTGACGATTACATCGTATTATGTGACATCGGATCGGGAATTTGATGCGGTCCGATTGAACCGTTCCATGGATGCGCTTAAACAACGATCCGGCTGGTTTTCTCCGCTTCGCGGCCATCTACTGCCTATGATTGCGGCATTTCTAGATCGCCGTAGCTTGCCCATCGAACAGGGGGTCGAGCGTTTATTGGCGAAGCAGCAGGTGTTGAAGAGTGCCGGCTTCCGCAATACGATTCATTCTTATTTGGCCGCCCTTCTTATGACGGACGACCTGGATGTGTATGAGCAAGAGGCGCGGCAAGCGAAAAAACTCTATGATGCCATGAAAAAACAGCATTATTTCCTAACGTCGGACGATGATTACGCCTATGCGCTCCTTCTCAGCAAGCGAGGGGAAGACCCGACCGAACATGCGAAAGCGATGCGTGCCTATTACGATGCACTCCGTACTGCCGGATTCAAGTCGGGGAATGAACTGCAATGGCTCTCCCAAGTGATGACCTATATACATATTGAATTCGATGAAACACTCGTTGCGCGGGCTGCCGAAACCCTAGACCGATTTAAGCGGGATACGAAAGTTCGGCCCGTCCACTATCCGATGATCGGCTTCTTGACCGTTTTCAAAGTGGCGGATGCAGATGTGGCTGCGATTATTGATTTGACCAAGGTGTTGGAAACGGCGAAGCCGCTGAAATGGAACCGGGAAATGGCCTTATCGATCGGCATCGGGTATATTATGCACCAACTGGTCGACCCGGCTCATGTCGATGAAACAGGCATCAGCCTGGCGGCGTCCATCGAATTGATCATCCAGGCGCAGCAAGCCGTCATGGCCGCCACAATCGCAGCGATGGCCGCTTCCTCCGCCAGCAGTTCGTCCAATTCGTAA
- a CDS encoding aminoglycoside N(3)-acetyltransferase — MSEFEVILHTNLFQSKETLKNNLREMGIQSGDAIMVHSSLKSIGWVAGGAQAVVEALMETVTSEGTIVMPAQSTDNSDPSYWMMPAVPEDWHEPIRQTMPAYDPHLTHLREMGKIADCFHRHPETIRSPHPAHSFMAWGKHAEEWMETHPLDDSFGKGSPLGKMIETDVKILLIGVGYDSCTALHLSEYLAHRPPMISQGSAMMQDGKRVWATYEMVDVDSGVFPELGTAFETANPGIVQNRKLGQANCKIIPMQPLIRFGTGWIAVRR, encoded by the coding sequence ATGTCGGAATTCGAAGTCATTTTACATACAAACTTGTTCCAATCAAAAGAAACTTTAAAGAATAATCTTCGAGAAATGGGCATCCAATCGGGCGATGCGATCATGGTCCATTCTTCATTGAAATCGATCGGCTGGGTCGCCGGCGGAGCACAGGCGGTCGTCGAGGCATTGATGGAAACTGTGACGTCGGAAGGAACGATCGTCATGCCTGCTCAATCGACGGACAATTCGGATCCATCGTATTGGATGATGCCAGCTGTACCGGAAGATTGGCATGAACCGATTCGCCAAACGATGCCCGCATACGATCCCCATTTGACTCACCTGCGGGAGATGGGGAAGATTGCGGACTGCTTCCATCGGCACCCGGAGACGATCCGCAGTCCCCACCCTGCCCACTCGTTCATGGCGTGGGGCAAGCATGCGGAAGAATGGATGGAGACACACCCGCTGGATGATTCGTTCGGGAAGGGTTCACCTCTCGGCAAGATGATCGAGACGGATGTCAAAATCCTGCTGATCGGCGTCGGCTATGATTCTTGCACCGCCCTTCATCTAAGTGAATATTTGGCACACCGACCGCCGATGATCTCACAAGGCTCCGCTATGATGCAAGATGGAAAACGAGTTTGGGCTACATACGAAATGGTCGACGTCGACTCCGGCGTCTTTCCGGAATTAGGGACTGCTTTTGAAACAGCGAACCCTGGCATCGTACAAAATCGAAAACTCGGACAAGCGAATTGCAAAATCATCCCGATGCAGCCTTTGATTCGCTTCGGGACAGGTTGGATTGCGGTACGGCGGTAA
- a CDS encoding AbrB/MazE/SpoVT family DNA-binding domain-containing protein, with protein sequence MATVTVQKWGNSLGIRIPKEVADWIGIDQGSELELHVSGRESITLKPKRPRKKYTLEELLAQITPENRHEEIDFETEGREYL encoded by the coding sequence ATGGCTACAGTTACTGTCCAAAAATGGGGAAATAGTTTAGGTATTCGTATTCCAAAAGAAGTTGCTGATTGGATCGGCATCGACCAAGGTTCTGAGCTGGAATTACATGTGAGTGGTCGTGAGAGTATCACATTGAAACCAAAAAGACCCCGAAAAAAATACACATTGGAAGAGCTATTGGCACAAATTACCCCCGAAAATCGACACGAAGAGATTGATTTCGAAACCGAAGGGCGTGAATACCTGTAA
- a CDS encoding transposase, translating into MAHKAYKFRLYPTKEQEEFLVKTFGCVRFVYNKMLAERQETYERFKEDKELLKKQRFPTPAKYKKEFGWLREVDSLALANAQLNLQNSFSRFFSGKSGYPKFKSRRSRQSYTTNMVNGNIKLLDVSIKLPKLQPLRMKQHRDIPTHHIIKSCTFSRSATGKYHVSILTKYEHAPSKKEIREVVGLDFAMQGLFVESERGKKSNYPRFYRQMEEKLAKEQRILSKRTKGSSRWNRQRIKVARLHEKAANQRKDYLHKEARKLADRYDGVVIEDLHMKGMSQALRLGKSVAALFPWPPSPAPRSPVNPLDGTHLRRCGNALLTLAI; encoded by the coding sequence ATGGCACACAAAGCCTACAAATTCCGGTTGTATCCGACAAAGGAGCAGGAAGAATTTCTCGTCAAGACATTTGGTTGCGTCCGTTTTGTCTACAATAAAATGCTTGCCGAACGCCAGGAAACCTATGAGCGATTCAAAGAGGACAAGGAATTGCTAAAGAAACAGAGGTTTCCGACACCTGCCAAGTACAAGAAGGAGTTCGGGTGGCTCAGGGAAGTGGATAGTCTGGCACTCGCGAACGCCCAGTTGAACCTGCAAAATTCGTTCTCCCGTTTCTTTTCCGGCAAATCCGGCTACCCTAAATTCAAAAGCCGCAGATCCAGACAGTCCTACACGACTAATATGGTCAACGGGAACATTAAGCTTCTGGATGTCTCCATCAAACTGCCGAAACTCCAACCCCTCAGAATGAAACAGCATCGTGACATCCCGACGCACCACATCATCAAGTCCTGCACTTTTTCCCGCTCTGCGACAGGAAAATACCATGTTTCCATTTTGACCAAATACGAACATGCACCAAGTAAAAAAGAGATCCGGGAAGTGGTCGGATTGGATTTTGCCATGCAGGGTCTGTTCGTCGAAAGTGAAAGGGGTAAGAAATCCAATTACCCGCGGTTCTACCGACAGATGGAAGAGAAGCTAGCAAAAGAACAACGGATTTTATCCAAAAGGACAAAAGGCTCTTCTCGCTGGAACAGACAGCGGATCAAGGTGGCCCGGCTGCATGAGAAAGCGGCGAACCAGCGAAAGGACTACCTGCATAAGGAGGCCCGAAAATTGGCAGACCGCTATGACGGCGTCGTGATCGAGGACCTTCACATGAAAGGGATGTCGCAAGCCCTTCGCCTGGGCAAAAGCGTCGCTGCACTTTTTCCTTGGCCGCCTTCACCAGCGCCTCGATCGCCTGTAAATCCCCTCGATGGAACGCACTTGCGCCGGTGTGGAAATGCTCTTCTCACTTTGGCCATATAA
- the trpA gene encoding tryptophan synthase subunit alpha, with translation MKKSDLTQAIIGCAERGEKAFVPYIMAGDGGLTTLKKNILFLQEAGVTAIEVGIPFSDPVADGEVIQAAGERALAHGINLRAVMKELASFQDEVTVPLVIMTYLNPVLSYGLETFARDCEATGISGLIIPDLPLEESGLVREALEGTGVGLIQLVSLTSPQERIRNITAAGEGFIYAVTVNGITGVRNEFRDDLGIHLQQLKEVSPVPVLAGFGISTPEQVRSIGALADGVIVGSAIVDAFHRGDLQAIETLVKAAKEKVHS, from the coding sequence ATGAAGAAATCCGATTTGACCCAGGCGATTATTGGCTGCGCAGAGCGAGGGGAAAAAGCATTCGTTCCGTATATTATGGCGGGTGATGGTGGACTTACGACGTTGAAAAAGAATATTTTATTTTTACAAGAGGCGGGTGTGACGGCCATCGAGGTCGGGATTCCATTCTCCGATCCTGTGGCGGATGGCGAAGTCATCCAGGCTGCGGGGGAACGTGCCCTTGCACACGGCATTAACTTGCGTGCCGTGATGAAGGAGCTTGCTTCCTTCCAAGATGAAGTGACGGTGCCGCTTGTCATTATGACGTATCTGAATCCGGTGTTGAGCTATGGGCTGGAGACGTTCGCTCGGGATTGCGAGGCGACCGGGATTAGCGGATTAATCATCCCGGACTTGCCGTTGGAGGAGAGCGGTCTCGTACGGGAAGCGCTCGAAGGAACGGGTGTCGGTCTGATTCAGCTTGTCTCGTTGACGAGTCCACAGGAGCGTATCCGGAATATCACGGCTGCGGGGGAAGGGTTCATTTACGCCGTCACAGTCAATGGGATCACAGGGGTCCGGAACGAATTCCGCGACGACCTCGGCATCCATTTGCAGCAATTAAAAGAAGTAAGTCCTGTGCCGGTGCTAGCCGGATTCGGCATTTCTACGCCGGAGCAAGTGCGTTCTATCGGCGCGTTGGCGGATGGCGTCATTGTTGGCAGTGCCATTGTGGATGCTTTCCATCGGGGAGATTTGCAGGCGATTGAGACGCTGGTGAAGGCGGCGAAGGAAAAAGTGCATAGTTGA
- the trpB gene encoding tryptophan synthase subunit beta, whose product MGQLTKTAETKGRYGKFGGQYVPETLMTALLELEQAYEEAIADPAFQEELDYYLKDYVGRDNPLYFAERLTKELGGAKIYLKREDLNHTGAHKINNSLGQALLAARMGKKKIVAETGAGQHGVATATACALLGLECVVFMGKEDVRRQELNVFRMELLGATVVSVDKGSGTLKDAVNEALRYWVANVEDTHYILGSALGPHPFPRIVRDFQRVIGDETRKQILEKEDRLPDAIVACIGGGSNAIGMFHPFVDDEEVALYGVEAAGSGISTGQHAAAIAGGREGVLHGAYMYILQDGNGFIQEAHSISAGLDYPAVGPEHCHLHDIGRVKYESVTDAEALEGLQLLSRIEGIIPALESAHAIYYAAELAKEMKPDEVLVICLSGRGDKDVQTVRDALGGAEK is encoded by the coding sequence ATGGGACAACTGACGAAGACAGCGGAGACGAAAGGGCGCTATGGTAAATTCGGCGGCCAATATGTACCAGAGACATTGATGACGGCTCTTTTGGAACTGGAGCAGGCATATGAGGAAGCGATCGCCGATCCGGCATTCCAAGAAGAACTGGACTATTATTTGAAAGATTATGTAGGGCGGGATAATCCACTGTATTTTGCGGAACGGCTGACGAAAGAGCTTGGCGGAGCGAAAATCTATCTAAAACGGGAAGATTTGAACCATACAGGCGCACATAAGATTAACAACTCCCTCGGTCAGGCGCTTTTGGCTGCACGGATGGGGAAAAAGAAAATTGTTGCAGAAACGGGCGCGGGACAGCATGGCGTGGCGACCGCCACAGCGTGTGCATTGCTCGGCTTGGAGTGCGTCGTCTTCATGGGAAAAGAGGACGTCCGGCGGCAGGAGCTCAATGTGTTCCGGATGGAATTGCTCGGCGCTACCGTTGTGTCGGTCGACAAAGGTTCGGGCACATTGAAGGACGCGGTGAATGAGGCGCTGCGCTACTGGGTCGCGAATGTGGAAGATACGCATTATATCCTCGGTTCGGCGCTCGGACCCCATCCATTCCCACGAATTGTACGCGATTTCCAACGGGTCATCGGAGATGAGACGCGGAAACAAATTCTTGAAAAAGAAGACCGATTGCCTGATGCCATCGTAGCGTGCATCGGTGGAGGCAGCAATGCGATCGGCATGTTCCATCCGTTTGTCGATGATGAAGAAGTGGCGTTGTACGGCGTGGAAGCGGCGGGCAGTGGAATTTCCACGGGCCAGCACGCGGCGGCGATCGCGGGTGGACGGGAAGGTGTCCTACATGGTGCCTATATGTATATTTTGCAAGACGGCAACGGGTTCATCCAGGAAGCGCACTCGATTTCCGCTGGGCTGGATTATCCGGCGGTCGGTCCCGAGCATTGCCATTTGCACGACATCGGCCGGGTGAAATATGAATCGGTGACTGACGCGGAGGCGCTCGAGGGCTTACAATTGCTTTCAAGGATTGAAGGAATCATCCCGGCATTGGAAAGTGCCCACGCAATCTATTATGCAGCAGAGCTGGCGAAGGAAATGAAACCGGATGAAGTTCTCGTCATTTGCCTGTCGGGCCGCGGGGACAAGGATGTACAAACGGTGCGCGATGCTTTAGGAGGTGCGGAGAAATGA
- a CDS encoding phosphoribosylanthranilate isomerase, whose translation MTKVKICGLKERKHVEAAVEAGADAIGFVFAPSSRRVTVEEARELAKFVPEGVLKIGVFVDATEAELKRTFAEVPLDFIQYHGDEEPEFIQQVGLPAIKAVSVHDEEDVRRAARYDVEYFLFDTPGTEFKGGSGKTFDWTLLEEAGVRPEQLILAGGLTVENVGEAIVRVHPYMVDVSSGVEIDKRKDVGLIRSFLDAVKMKER comes from the coding sequence ATGACGAAAGTGAAGATTTGCGGCCTGAAGGAGCGCAAGCATGTTGAGGCCGCAGTCGAGGCGGGAGCCGATGCGATCGGCTTCGTCTTCGCGCCGAGCAGTCGGCGTGTGACGGTGGAGGAGGCCCGGGAACTAGCGAAGTTTGTTCCCGAAGGCGTCCTGAAGATCGGCGTGTTCGTCGATGCGACGGAGGCGGAATTGAAGCGCACTTTCGCGGAGGTGCCGCTTGATTTCATCCAATATCATGGCGATGAGGAGCCGGAGTTCATTCAACAGGTTGGATTGCCGGCGATTAAAGCGGTGTCCGTCCATGATGAAGAGGATGTGCGGCGGGCCGCCCGGTATGATGTGGAATATTTCTTATTTGATACGCCCGGGACGGAATTCAAGGGCGGCAGCGGGAAAACGTTCGATTGGACCTTGTTGGAAGAGGCGGGGGTCCGGCCGGAGCAATTGATTTTGGCTGGCGGGCTGACGGTCGAAAATGTCGGCGAGGCGATTGTGCGTGTTCATCCGTATATGGTGGATGTCTCCAGTGGAGTGGAAATCGATAAAAGAAAAGATGTGGGCTTGATCCGCAGTTTTCTGGATGCGGTCAAAATGAAGGAGCGATAA
- the trpC gene encoding indole-3-glycerol phosphate synthase TrpC has product MTILDKIIIKKKQEVEQMLAADESFPKNETIRPSLFEKLRKAEQLQVISEMKRASPSKGLIAEGADPVAQAKAYYEAGAACISVLTDNPFFQGSFEDLAAVAEAVPIPLLCKDFMIHRVQIDKAKSAGASVILLIVAALDDETLADLHAYATSLGLDVLVEVHDLAELERALAVDAKLIGVNNRDLRTFEVDLIQTEMVAARFPFDEERVLISESGIWGPEDAIRVAKAGASAVLVGESLMRSDSVGSALRSLQVAKAGVAE; this is encoded by the coding sequence ATGACGATTTTAGATAAAATTATAATTAAAAAAAAGCAAGAAGTGGAACAGATGCTGGCTGCGGATGAGTCGTTTCCCAAAAATGAAACGATCCGGCCATCCCTTTTTGAGAAACTGCGGAAGGCAGAGCAATTACAAGTCATTTCAGAAATGAAACGCGCCTCACCTTCCAAAGGGTTAATTGCCGAAGGCGCGGATCCGGTGGCACAGGCAAAAGCATATTACGAAGCAGGGGCTGCCTGCATTTCGGTTTTGACGGATAATCCGTTTTTCCAAGGCAGCTTCGAAGACTTGGCGGCGGTGGCGGAGGCGGTGCCGATTCCGCTGCTTTGTAAGGATTTCATGATTCACCGGGTGCAGATCGACAAGGCAAAAAGCGCGGGCGCGTCCGTCATTTTGCTGATTGTGGCGGCGCTGGATGATGAGACACTTGCGGACCTTCATGCGTATGCGACATCCCTCGGCTTGGATGTGTTGGTGGAAGTCCATGATTTGGCGGAGTTGGAGCGTGCGTTGGCGGTGGATGCCAAGTTGATCGGCGTCAATAACCGTGATTTGCGGACATTTGAGGTGGATTTGATTCAGACCGAAATGGTTGCGGCACGTTTTCCGTTCGATGAGGAGCGGGTGCTAATCAGCGAGAGCGGCATTTGGGGGCCGGAAGATGCAATTCGTGTCGCCAAAGCGGGGGCCAGTGCGGTATTGGTCGGCGAATCGCTCATGCGCAGTGATTCGGTGGGATCGGCACTGCGTTCGTTGCAAGTGGCGAAAGCGGGCGTCGCAGAATGA
- the trpD gene encoding anthranilate phosphoribosyltransferase, which produces MKKFLRIVENNRNLTFEEMTEAATLLFDEETDVQEMTEFLIALSRKGETAQEVAALASVMKSLAVDLGVPAGNYLDNCGTGGDGSNSFNISTTSAFVLAGAGVKVAKHGNRKVSSAAGSHDVLDALGIRSDFSPSEIRELLDEEGIAFLFAPHVHPKLKRIVGVRQQIGKPTIFNLVGPLTNPIDLKTQFTGINRPDFIMEYASVLRMLGRERAIVVSGTGGMDEASLAGQNAFVLLDKGDLIPFALRAEDVGLTQADPSTIRGGDGQENAAIIRSVLSGERGPRFDTVVFNAGIGLFANGRAATIQEGVDRAIDSILSGRAMEKMEAIIAYSRNEQKAVAR; this is translated from the coding sequence ATGAAGAAATTTTTGAGAATAGTGGAGAACAACCGGAATTTGACGTTTGAGGAAATGACAGAAGCGGCGACGTTGTTATTCGATGAGGAGACGGACGTGCAGGAAATGACCGAGTTTTTGATTGCGTTGTCCCGAAAAGGCGAAACCGCGCAAGAAGTGGCGGCGTTGGCATCGGTCATGAAATCCTTGGCAGTCGATCTCGGCGTGCCGGCCGGCAATTATTTGGATAACTGCGGTACTGGGGGCGACGGATCGAATAGCTTCAATATTAGCACGACATCCGCTTTTGTTTTGGCGGGTGCCGGCGTGAAGGTCGCGAAGCATGGTAACCGGAAAGTGTCGAGCGCGGCGGGTAGCCATGATGTGTTGGATGCACTTGGCATCCGTTCGGATTTCAGCCCGTCGGAGATCAGGGAGCTGCTTGACGAAGAGGGGATTGCCTTTTTATTCGCCCCGCATGTCCATCCGAAATTGAAACGAATCGTAGGTGTGCGGCAGCAGATTGGCAAGCCGACCATTTTTAACTTGGTTGGTCCTTTGACGAATCCAATTGACTTGAAAACCCAGTTCACAGGCATCAACCGTCCGGATTTCATCATGGAGTATGCTTCGGTGCTGCGCATGCTTGGCAGGGAACGTGCGATTGTCGTGTCGGGCACCGGCGGGATGGATGAGGCGTCGCTTGCGGGGCAGAATGCGTTTGTCCTGCTGGATAAAGGAGATTTGATCCCTTTCGCGTTGCGGGCGGAAGATGTTGGTTTAACCCAGGCCGATCCTTCAACTATTCGCGGGGGCGATGGGCAGGAAAACGCGGCGATTATCCGGTCGGTGTTGAGCGGTGAACGCGGACCAAGGTTTGACACGGTCGTGTTCAATGCGGGAATCGGACTATTTGCCAATGGGCGGGCGGCCACGATACAGGAAGGCGTCGATCGGGCGATTGACAGCATCCTATCCGGAAGAGCGATGGAGAAGATGGAAGCGATCATCGCCTATAGTCGAAATGAACAGAAAGCGGTGGCAAGATGA
- a CDS encoding anthranilate synthase component I family protein codes for MSVEKTSLRMTMKKLEGDSLTPILIFRRLQGKRKFLLESSSLHDGPGRYSFIGVEPLKCYRGGNGQIEEIIYGSDKQYVHEGDLYTLLKRLMPRVTNDLEFPFTGGAVGYVSYDATQKQSKEGLGTPDVNFNIYDSIVIFDHVLNEVTLLHTQINPEHGAPDLEALAEQIMTGAVEEETEFSLSEYRSDTSQEEYEELVRQSIVHIEQGEIEQIVLSRRMEADFEGDPFSIYRKLRRRNPSPYMYYMEFDDHTVIGTSPESLVSVSDGTVMTNPIAGTRRRGRDDAEDQALEEELRNDPKELSEHDMLVELSKREMAAICDTASIEIASYMKTVRYEHVMHLVSEVEGDLAPGLHALDALKATLPAGTVSGSPKRRAMELIEELESAGRGIYGGAIGYIGLNGNIDFALTIRTMVIKDGKAYVQAGAGIVEASIPALEYKETVNKARSLLEVVK; via the coding sequence ATGAGTGTAGAGAAGACGAGTTTGCGGATGACGATGAAAAAGCTGGAGGGGGATTCCCTGACGCCGATCCTGATTTTCCGGAGATTGCAAGGCAAGCGGAAATTTTTGTTGGAGAGTTCCTCCCTCCATGACGGGCCCGGACGGTATTCTTTCATCGGCGTGGAACCGTTGAAATGTTATCGCGGCGGCAATGGACAAATCGAGGAAATTATCTATGGATCTGATAAACAATATGTTCACGAAGGAGATTTATACACCCTGTTAAAACGGCTCATGCCTCGGGTGACCAATGATCTGGAGTTCCCGTTCACTGGCGGTGCGGTCGGCTACGTCAGCTATGACGCCACGCAGAAGCAGTCCAAAGAAGGGCTCGGAACGCCGGACGTCAACTTCAATATTTATGATTCGATCGTCATTTTCGACCATGTATTGAATGAAGTGACCCTTTTGCACACGCAGATCAATCCCGAACATGGAGCACCTGACCTGGAGGCACTCGCTGAACAGATCATGACGGGCGCGGTGGAGGAAGAGACGGAGTTTTCTCTTTCAGAATATCGAAGCGATACATCGCAAGAGGAGTACGAGGAACTGGTCCGTCAATCGATCGTTCATATCGAACAAGGGGAAATCGAGCAGATTGTCCTATCGAGACGAATGGAAGCCGATTTCGAGGGGGATCCTTTCTCGATTTATCGGAAATTAAGAAGGCGCAACCCGTCTCCTTATATGTACTATATGGAATTCGACGATCATACCGTAATTGGTACGTCTCCCGAAAGTCTCGTCAGCGTATCGGATGGAACCGTGATGACGAATCCGATTGCCGGTACGCGCAGGCGGGGCCGGGATGATGCGGAAGACCAGGCGCTCGAGGAGGAGCTGCGCAATGATCCGAAAGAGCTGTCCGAGCATGATATGTTGGTGGAACTGAGCAAGCGGGAGATGGCGGCTATCTGTGATACGGCAAGCATCGAGATTGCGAGTTATATGAAAACCGTCCGCTATGAACATGTCATGCATCTTGTGTCTGAAGTGGAAGGGGACTTGGCGCCGGGGCTGCATGCGTTGGATGCGTTAAAAGCGACTTTGCCGGCAGGAACGGTTTCGGGTTCGCCGAAGCGGCGGGCGATGGAATTGATTGAGGAATTGGAAAGTGCGGGCCGCGGCATTTACGGCGGGGCGATCGGTTACATCGGCCTCAACGGCAATATCGACTTCGCCTTGACGATTCGCACGATGGTCATCAAGGACGGAAAAGCATACGTCCAGGCAGGCGCGGGCATCGTGGAAGCTTCCATTCCGGCATTGGAGTACAAGGAAACGGTGAATAAAGCACGATCCCTTTTGGAAGTCGTAAAGTAA